GTGATTAGAAGCTTGAGGAGGGCTGTGATTGAGCCCTTCAGAGCTGAAGCGTAGAGGCCGGGCATCGGGAGCCCGGGGCTGTAAGGAACTGTAattcccacagcagaaccggagggcataggactatacataatttgcccacaccacacctgaggtacagcagcattctagagcctggagtcaccgtgcaagAGACCCTAGAGGAACGGCTCAAGCAGCCTACCATGCaggcactgtcccaggacaggagagaacgagGACCTTATTAGGACACTACAGATAGCAAGGCACCAATAGaccagcgcaaagtggaaggctcccaaaccgaCCTGTCAAGggggtttccacctgtcttcaggctgcctggacttcaTCTGTACGTGTtgatggtaccctggactgtggcctgctaccatcagtaaaccaggtaaagactgcaaccctgtgtccttcatTTATTTACTGGCAatccaccatccttgcccactacattgagagccctggggaccccgcttcacctgtggaagcgtcaccatctatgatgcagtaacatcaccccagaggacccctttaagcagcgtcggtcccctctgaccgagaaccacaggtagaGTTACGAACACATACTTTATTCATCAAACCCTTAACAGACTATTCCCCTTTTAGCTTGAGTGCCCAAGGTACGGACCGGGccgcagccaccgtgatatcccctttaagtgcgaccggacccggtactgagtaccccaaacCCTGTCGGGCGACTCACTCACGTCCCTCACGCCTCGTCAGCTGATTGCGGTGCCGAGGGTCACGTGGGTCTGTGGCGAGGCGTCGCCTGGTAACCTCTAGTGCCGTCATGCGTCACGCCACACCCACTCCCTCTCTCGTTGGCTGTTCCCTTTTTAAATACCGCACTCCCTCTGGATGTCGCCACTCCGACGAAGGCAGATGACAGAATGCGAGTCTCGGTGGGCGCATCTTAGGTATTTATGTCAGGATTTATCCCTTATATTTTctacgaaggcagacgccgaaacgcgagTCTCGGTGGGCGCATCTTAGGTATTTATGTCAGGATTTATCCCTTATATTTCCTGCACCTATCAATCAATATTTATTGAATTATGTACACTCATCATATGAGTGATCCTATATTTGTTGTTGATCCCTCCACTTCCAGCACAGGCATTTTACCTCTCATTTCTTTTTTTGTCCCCCCATTTTCTTTGCCCTATTTTTTCCTCCATATACCTACAGAAGATAACCACTATTTAATCTGCACACACTTACCACATCCATCCAGTTGATTTACTTATGCAACTTCTAAATAGCAATGTTATGTATATATGCTGATAAGATCAGGTCATATGATGGCGATTTTGCACATAGGCACTTTACATTTTatactttactagatggtggcccgattataacgcatcgggtattctagaatatgcatgtccacatagtatattgcccagccacgtagtatattgcccagccacgtagtatattgcccagtgacatagtatattggccagccacgtagtatattgcccagtcacgtagtatattgcccagtgacgtagtatattgcccagccacatagtatattgcccagctacgtaatatattgtgcagccacgtagtatattgcccagtgacgtagtatattggccagccacgcagtatattgcccagccacgcagtatattgcccagctacgtagtatattgcccagtgacgtagtatattgcacagcgacgtagtatacggcacagagccacgtagtatattgcccagtgacgtagtatattgcccagtgacgtagtatattgcacagcgacatagtatattgcccagccacgtagtatattgcccagtgacgtagtatattgcccagtgacgtagtatattgcacagcgacatagtatattgcccagccacgtagtatattgcccagtgacgtagtatattggtcagccatgtagtatattgcccagctacgtagtatagtgcccagtgacgtagtatattgcacagtgacatagtatacagcacagagccacgtagtatattgcccagccacgtagtatattgctcagccacgtagtatattgccctgccacgtagtatattgcccagctacgcagtatattgcccagccacgtagtatattgcccagtgacgtagtatattgcacagtgacgtagtatacagcacagagccatgtagtatattgcacagcgacgtagtatattgcacagtgacgtagtatacagcacagagccacgtagtatattgcccagccatgtagtatattgcccagtcacgtagtatattgcccagtgatgtagtatattgcccagtgacgtagtatattgcccatccacgtagtatattgcccagctacgtagtatacagcacagagccacgtagtatattgcacagcgacgtactatacagcacagagccacgtattatattgcacagccacatagtatattgcccagctacgtaatatattgtgcagccacgtagtatattgcccagtgacgtagtatattggccagccacgcagtatattgcccagctacgtagtatattgcccagtgacgtagtatattgcacagcgacgtagtatattgcccagccatgtagtatattgcccagccacgtagtatattgcccagtgacgtagcatattgcccagtgacgtagtatattgcacagcgacgtagtatattgcccagcgacgtagtatattgcccagccacgtagtatattgcccagtgacgtagtatattggttagccatgtagtatattgcccagctacgtagtatattgcccagtgacgtagtatattgcacagcgacatagtatacagcacagagccacgtagtatattgcccagccacgtagtatattgctcagccacgtagtatattgcccagccacgtagtatattgcccagctacgtagtatattgcccagccacgtagtatattgcacagtgacgtagtatacagcacagagccacgtagtatattgcacagcgacgtatattgcacagtgacgtagtatacagcacagagccacgtagtatattgcccagccatgtagtatattgcccagtcacatagtatattgcccagctacatagtatattgcccagctacgtagtatatttcccagtgacgtagtatattggccagctacgtagtatattgcccagtcacgtagtatattgcccagtgacatagtatattgcccagccatgtagtatattgcccagtcacgtagtatattgcccagtgacgtagtatattgcccagtgacatagtatattgcccatccacgtagtatattgcccagctacgtagtatacagcagagccacgtagcatattgcacagcgacgtagtatacagcacagagccacgtattatattgcacagcgacgtagtatattgcccagccacgtagtatattgcccagctacgtagtatacagcagggccacgtagtatattgcacagcgacgtagtatacagcagagccacgtagtatattgccaagtcacgtagtatattgcctagccacgtatgtcacaggttaaaaaataaaaaataaacatactccccttcggatcccttgtagttgtaacatactcaccttcggatctggcgcaggctatgagcgcgcggctgccgccatcttccgttccccggatgcattgcaaaattacccagatgacttagcggtctcgcgaggccgctaagtcttctgagtaatttcacaatgcatcgccgggaacggaagatggcggccggcgcgagcggctcggcggacagcggagggtgagtatagcaggttttttgtttttttattatttttaacattagattttttactattaatgccgcataggcagcatcaatagtaaaaagttgaggacacacagggttaatagcggcggtaacgaagtGCGTTACCCATAGCATAACGCGTTCCGTTACcgcaggcattaaccctgtgttagcggtggctggaggggagtatgcgggcgccgggcagtgactgcggggagtaaggagcggccattttgttctggactgtgccagtcgctgattggtcgtggctttttttccacaaccaatcagcgacttggatttccttgacagacagaggccacgaccaatgaatatccgtgacagacagacaggcagaaggacaggaagacggaagtgacccttaggccggcgtcacactagcgagttttacggacgtatgagcgcattaaatacgtccgtaaaacacgcattacacacggcccaattattctctatgccccaggtcctatctgccgtattttactgatctgtattatacggctttctacggccgtagaaaatcgcagcatgctgcgtttgtcaccgtattgcgcaaaaaaaaatcgccaatccaagtctatgggggcccgaaaaatacggattacacacagaccagcagtgtgacttgcgagaaatacgcagcggtgttagcgagaaaagccggcaattcagtgcggtgtacagtaaaatcacactgacagcttacagtagaataggtagaataaatgtgtacacatagaataggtatatatatatatatatatatatatatatatatacctattctatgtcagtgagacacatatatgtatatatattaatatttcatccagcgctagatagcttaaaagccggtaattcaattgccggcttttcatttctccttcctaaacccgacatgatataagacatggtttacatacattaaaccatgtcatatccccattttttttgcatattccacactactgttagtagtgtgtatgtgcaaaatttggtcgttctagctattaaattaaagggttaaatggcagaaaaaattggcatgggctcccgcagaattttctccgccagagtagtaaagccagtgactgagggcagatattaatagcctggagagggtccatggttattgcccccctccctggctaaaaacatctgcccccagccaccccagaaaaggcacatctggaagatgcgcctattctggcacttggccactctcttcccactcccgtgtagcggtgggatatggggtaatgaagggttaatgtcaccttgctattgtaaggggacattaagccagattaataatggagaggagtcaattatgacacctatccattattaatccaatagcatgaaagagttaaaaaaaacacacaaattattaaaaagtaatttaatgaaataaacacaccgtttgttgtaatattttattgtacgctcaatccactcgctgaagaccctcactctgtgacaaagaaaaaataataaaccaacaatatacataccttccgaggatctgcaaagtgatttacagtacaatgtaaatcaatagaaaagaaaaagctgtgctaatagtgcggaaaattccgcatgaaaaacgttgcggatcaaaagaagtagcatgtcacttcttttgttcggaactgcagcgtttctgaccccttccattacaGAAATCCGCGATGGAAAAAAcgtagaaaatccgcacaaaaacgcgtcagatctgccaggagatgcggattttgtgcagaaaattctgcgccccaatccgcaatgtgtgcacatagccttattgccgATGTGCAGATTTTGTTGCCGCTATTTCTGCAGGTGTAAATCAGCTCCATTCATCTGATTGGGGTCATTTCAGATAAAAGAGGTAACTGCAACAAAATCCGCACTGTGTGAATACTCACTtgtaagggtaggttcacactaTGCGTCTCttcaccacccattcatgtcagtgggtgaaaaacgctgaaagtaaCATGttctacgtaaaaaaaaaaacatgcaaagcataaAATACTAAAAACAATATGTGCATGatgtttcagaaatctcataggcTTCACTGTAAACAGcagcaaaaacgcctagtgtgaacttaagaCTAATGGGGAAAATGAAATCTGCAACAAAATCCACAGGCAACATTTGTGGAGCAGATAAACTGCTGTGGGAAAATTCCCGCCAAACACCCACGTGTGACTACTTAGTTCACAGCTCTGACACCTGCGGAAGAGAAGGGGCACATGACACTCCTGCAGCTACCCGACCACTCCCACACACGTgaccggtcacatgatcgggacgtcaccacaggtccttcagcagaCCTCTACTGTAGCGTAATGAATCGGACTTTGAGAATTGCGCATGTGCGGGAAGACTTCAGTGTGCCGGAGTCGGGGAGGTAATTGTGTGGATATGGTGGTACAAGTTCTGGCATCCATAACTTCACATGGCCGCACTGCAGAGTACCGAGTCCTAGAGCCTATAGTATAAAGCCTCGCTTGCCTTCTGTGCAGGTCTGTGCGGGAGCCTGAAATAGAGGCCGCTAGAGGGCGCCAGCTGCACTCGTTATTCACAGTGCTTCCTTGATGTGTATAACGAGCGCCCTCTAGTGACAAGTTGCTGGCAGTGAATGGTAAAGTacacctgtggctggcactgtttgtGAGTGGGCCTTCTGCTTGCATAAATGtgtattaaaggggctgtccattagtcctatataatttttttttttttttactaaaaaaatactaaaatgtatgtatttggggctaaaaataatttccgcaattgggtttcattaaaaatgttgcagtgTTTGCCAGCTATAGCTTCTGTGTTACACTAtcactggctgcagaatgagttaactgacagTCTGTCAGCGAGCTCTCTCAGATTGAGCGCTAGTTTGAAACGCTTCATCTTTTTTCTGAGATCCTAGCAACTGACTTGTGATTCACACAACATCAATTATAGATGTGCTGCGAAACAAAGAGCCTGAAAAAGCCAAAAGGTGGGAAGTTTTTGATGAAACTCAAATGCAAACTTTATTTTTAGCCACAagttaagtaaataaataaataattgtcccTATAGGTGAGCTTGGCACCTGATATTGGTTATATGGGGCACTCTGCTGACTTTATAGGGATGATTGCTCATTTGATACACTGCAGTAGTTCTGTAAgaccacgttcacactatcagtatttggtcagtattttacctcagtatgtgtaagccaaaaccaggagagggtgatcaatacagaagtggtgacgtgtttctattatactttgcctCTGATTGTGCCTTATTTtgccttataaatactgatgtaaaatcctgaacGAGTGAACGTGGCCTAATGCTGACTTTTATTATTGGGCCTTGCTCTTTACTATCCAATTTCTGGGAGAAGTctgcagtttttattttttttttttgcatttgagaAACATGGTTGCAGCACTGATGCTAAAAACAGAGGCATGGGCCCAAAATGTTTGAAAACTGGATAAAAAACTCATTAAAATcaacctggttttttttttttttgcacacgaaaaggcctcattcagatgtccgttctATCAGGGTCTGACTTTGTAACTTAGATGATAAACCTCGGGCTTCCATTTGGCACCCGACTATCATCGCAAGCAAACAGAACCTCACTGTCATGTTTCAGGGCCATTAATGAGGTTGATAACCTTTCTTTCTGACTCCATAGATGCCATAGTTGCTACATTTCCATGATCAGCTCCTGTGTCCAGGCCATTATTGTGCCAGACATACTGTATATGGTGATTTCCAAGAACAATAAGCTGCCACCGCTCCAACGGGTACGGTCGCACCTTCTTTTGAATAGGCATCATCTTTTAATACACTTCCCCTGAATTGATGATGTGAGGATTTAAAgaattgttttattattttgtttacttttttaatatataaatcaatagtacagatgAAAATATTAAACTTTATAATAGATCTGATCAAAGAAATCTGTTTCTCTTCCTGAAAGGACTGATcagtcattttcaaaattctcaattcactggTAAAATGTCTGTTCATATATCTTCAATACAGGTTTTCTGATTCCTGAGATAAGAGATGACGATCAGTACTGTATTTTCAGTCGAATTTGCAGCAGTATGTTTGTGGCTTCCCCTATATCCTCCCTCTTcttcctccatagaattttaaaagcaccaactgtcaagtCCTCTCTCAATAATGGGAAAATCAGTCTtcactcctgtcgtctcaaactcaaaaatatttcccggatccgtgctttccttgaccgcaacactgcaaaaacgctagtgcatgcccttatcatctcccgcctcgactactgcaacctcctactctctggactcccctctagcactctggcaccactccaatccatcctacactctgctgcccgactaatccacctgtccccccgctattccccagcctctcccctgtgtcaagcccttcactggcttcctatcgcccagagactccagttcaaaaccctaaccatgacgtacaaagccatccacaacctgtctcctccatacatctgtgacatggtctcccggtacctacctacacgcgacctccggtcctcccaagacctccttctctactcccctctcatctcttcttcccataaccgcatccaagacttctcccgtgcttcccccatactctggaactctctaccccaacacatcagacttgcgcctaccatagaaaccttcaaaaagaacctgaagactcatctcttccgacaagcctacagcctgcagtgatcctcaacctactgaacagccgcacagccagctcttccctctcctagtgtatcctcacccaccccctgcagactgtgagccctcgcgggcagggtcctccctccttatgtactcgtgtgccttgttatctgctcatgtttaatgtatttgtctatatttgccccgtattcacatgtaaagcgccatggaataaatggcgctataaaaatgtataataataataaataaaaataataaaatacagattttaccactgaattgagagtgaaagaacAATCCATTTCCTtaataatatattacaaagttaatTATTTCCACATACACTATTGATTTATGTAATATACATTAAAATAACGGTTACTCTTTAAATGATCAGctcttttattatgtttttttttttttttttgtggacagtCCCAAGTTTTAGTCTCCCAGTGCGCAATAATTACCGCTATAACTTTAGTCCAAATCTGGGCAATAACGGAAAACAAAATTTGGAAACTAACCATGTTAAGAATGCATTTCAATGATACGTCCAGGCTTTATTCACATTAAccgctatttttttttctctcgatTTTAGTGAAAATGCTGTTCAGTCCATTGGCTTTGAAAAGGATTTGCGTGCCAATATTGTGCCACGGGACAGCTGCACGATTTGGAAGTTTGGCTAGAGAAGGGCTCATTCTACAGTCGGCATCAAGCAATGTGTATGAGAATCTGGCGGTTGAGGACTGGATTCATGATCACATGGACCTGGAACAAAAGAGTGTTCTGTTTCTTTGGAGGAATTCACCAACGGTGGTGATCGGTCGGCACCAGAATCCATGGAAAGAATGCAATCTTCGTCTGATGAGGGAGAAGGGGATTACTCTGGCGAGGAGAAGAAGTGGCGGTGGGACCGTATTTCATGATTTGGGAAATATCAACTTAACTTTCTTCACATCCAAGAAAAAATACGATAGAATGGAAAATTTACATCTGGTTATTAGGGCTCTTAAGTCATTGCAGCCATATTTGGATGTACAGACCACAAAGAGATATGACCTACTGTTAGATGGAAAGTACAAGGTGTCGGGGACTGCTTCAAAGCTTGGAAGGACTGTTGCATACCACCACTGTACACTGTTGTGCAGTGCCGACAGCTCCCTTTTACCCCTAGTGCTATATAGTCCTTATGACGGTATACATAGTAATGCCACACCTAGCGTGCCTTCACTTGTTCAGAACCTCTCCCATGCTCATCCATCTTTAACATGTGAAGCCGTTATGGACGCCATCGCCAAAGAATATAGTTTTCTGTATGACGATAAACCAATAATTCATGTAGTTGACCCAAGTGATGAGGCCCTCTTTCCGGGGATTACACCAAAAATAAAGGAGTTGTGCACTTGGGATTGGATTTATGGAAAGACGCCAAAGTTCGATGTGCAGAAGACCTTTCAGATTTTGCATAAGGATATCGTGGTGGATGGTAATATAGCCATGTCTATAAAAAATGGCCATATAGAGAGCTGCTCACTGGCACTGCCCAGTCACTGGCTGTCCGCGCGGCATAGCTCTGAGCTGCAGGAGAGTTTGGTTGGCAGTAAATTTTGTCCAAGAGAAATAATTTTGTTAGTGACTACTTTATTGAGGAGCTACCCAGACGATGATGATGTTCACACAAAGTGGAACTTGATATGTGAGAAGTTTGTGGCAATGATGTAATTTTTAATCATTTTACTGCGTTCTACAATAAGTCTGTACTGTTTCTTAgaagtatattttttttttaccattgcaaATGTTAGGCAAACACTGGGATATAGAGGTAATAACAGACTAATATGTTGAAAATGCTTTTGGGTATCATGGAATATAGAGTAgctatgtacaaaaatattttattaaaaatcTTTATAGCTGGATTTTAGATGAACCCCTTCTTAACATTTCACATACCTAATACTGGTATTATTATGGTCAGGAAGGGGTTCCCGAGCAATGACGTACAGTTACGTCATGGCGATTGGCACTGTGATCACATGAATTACAATTGCTGTgattgttcaattctgaacagtcaATCGCAGCGATTTCAATGTTTTGGCAAACAGAATTGCCTGAAACATTTAAGTCAGGCTATAATTGGTGCCATAACAGCACCGATCATAGGCAGGTTCtagggaacaacagccccagcaatgATTGGATGTTATTGTCCGATCGCACCAATCAGTGAACACGCTGTATCCCATGCACCACTCTGTGTCTCGTACAGACTTAGTACAGCTCCTCCAATAGGTTGTAGAAATGGTACGCACTCTAAAAATCCAAGGCACCGGGTATCTTCTAGTTTTTATTGACACCAATGTACACACAGGAATACTAGCAAGGTCTCAGCCATGCAGGGCTTTTGTCAAGCCATGAAAAAAAGCGCATAAACAAATAACCCTTGACAGGAAGTATTTATAGTAAGTCAGTCATGGACCGCTTCCCTTGATTCCTCCTGTTGGCCCAGCCTCCGTTACCGTAGAGACACTAcaacaaaaaataaaatcaatataaAATACTTAAGAGAAAACATCACAGGTCACTGATGGAACGGCAATTGTTAAATACACAATCCCAAATCAGGACAGCAAATGAGCTAACGCCCAACGTTGGAGACTCTGTATGGACTTCACCCCCTGAAGATTCTGAGCcacagattcctgattttgtgttgaaatcaggaatccaatttgacaccaccggcctcacagaaatcaactttttcaaagtctttttctctgagaatTTTGCAAACCTCATGGTggcccagcaatttttatccccaaATCCCACTCCATCACTTGCTAACTGGACCACTGTAGATGCAGTAGAATTGAAGTTTTGGGGCCTTGTCGTTCACATGGGCTTAGTGATGAAGCCAGAGGTTtgccaatattggagtgttgatgttttatataacaccaaAAATACGTAAATAAAATTTGTTTATGCAGCCCACACACCCAGACACACGTGAAAAACACAACACACACCCCACCCACTTAAAAAATAAAATGTCCCTCTCTTCCCAAAGACTGTATTCAACTGATGACCCATACACATTCCTTGCCTCTTAACAGTGAGGGAGTAGATGCCACCTTCCTctatttttcctcctcttcctctagtgATAATGAAcccccacgcagacgccccagcacAGCAAAT
The Ranitomeya imitator isolate aRanImi1 chromosome 3, aRanImi1.pri, whole genome shotgun sequence genome window above contains:
- the LIPT1 gene encoding lipoyl amidotransferase LIPT1, mitochondrial isoform X2, which gives rise to MLFSPLALKRICVPILCHGTAARFGSLAREGLILQSASSNVYENLAVEDWIHDHMDLEQKSVLFLWRNSPTVVIGRHQNPWKECNLRLMREKGITLARRRSGGGTVFHDLGNINLTFFTSKKKYDRMENLHLVIRALKSLQPYLDVQTTKRYDLLLDGKYKVSGTASKLGRTVAYHHCTLLCSADSSLLPLVLYSPYDGIHSNATPSVPSLVQNLSHAHPSLTCEAVMDAIAKEYSFLYDDKPIIHVVDPSDEALFPGITPKIKELCTWDWIYGKTPKFDVQKTFQILHKDIVVDGNIAMSIKNGHIESCSLALPSHWLSARHSSELQESLVGSKFCPREIILLVTTLLRSYPDDDDVHTKWNLICEKFVAMM
- the LIPT1 gene encoding lipoyl amidotransferase LIPT1, mitochondrial isoform X1, which produces MCGKTSVCRSRGVKMLFSPLALKRICVPILCHGTAARFGSLAREGLILQSASSNVYENLAVEDWIHDHMDLEQKSVLFLWRNSPTVVIGRHQNPWKECNLRLMREKGITLARRRSGGGTVFHDLGNINLTFFTSKKKYDRMENLHLVIRALKSLQPYLDVQTTKRYDLLLDGKYKVSGTASKLGRTVAYHHCTLLCSADSSLLPLVLYSPYDGIHSNATPSVPSLVQNLSHAHPSLTCEAVMDAIAKEYSFLYDDKPIIHVVDPSDEALFPGITPKIKELCTWDWIYGKTPKFDVQKTFQILHKDIVVDGNIAMSIKNGHIESCSLALPSHWLSARHSSELQESLVGSKFCPREIILLVTTLLRSYPDDDDVHTKWNLICEKFVAMM